In one Alnus glutinosa chromosome 12, dhAlnGlut1.1, whole genome shotgun sequence genomic region, the following are encoded:
- the LOC133852007 gene encoding tropinone reductase-like 1, producing the protein MSSTSSMASYKRLEGKVAIITGGASGIGASAVRIFHDQGAKVVIADIQDDLGEAIAKNLGDDVCYIHCDVSKEDDVSDLVDATIAKHGKLDIMYNNAGVLDRPFGSILDTTKADLDKCIGVNLVGAFLGAKHAARVMVPQRKGVILFTASACTAIGGLSTHSYAASKYAIWGLARNLASELGQYGIRVNCVSPFAVPTGMTTAKGIHEDDIAQMEVAMSGMGNLKGEVLKAEGIARAALFLASDEANFVSGLNLVVDGGFSIVNPTMLMAIMPHQITP; encoded by the exons ATGAGTTCTACTTCTTCAATGGCATCTTACAAAAG GCTAGAGGGGAAGGTGGCAATTATCACTGGGGGTGCAAGCGGGATAGGAGCAAGCGCCGTGCGCATATTCCACGACCAAGGCGCCAAAGTTGTCATAGCCGACATCCAAGACGACCTCGGCGAAGCCATTGCCAAGAACCTAGGCGACGATGTCTGCTACATCCACTGCGACGTATCAAAGGAAGACGACGTCAGCGATCTCGTGGACGCAACCATTGCCAAACACGGAAAGCTCGACATCATGTACAACAACGCCGGCGTCCTAGACCGCCCATTTGGGAGCATTCTGGACACCACAAAGGCAGACCTGGACAAATGCATTGGCGTTAACTTGGTCGGAGCTTTCTTAGGAGCCAAGCACGCTGCTAGAGTCATGGTGCCCCAACGCAAGGGTGTCATACTGTTCACTGCCAGCGCTTGTACAGCAATAGGAGGGCTTTCAACTCACTCTTATGCCGCGTCCAAATACGCTATATGGGGCCTGGCCCGGAACCTGGCGTCGGAGCTTGGGCAGTACGGCATAAGAGTGAACTGTGTTTCGCCTTTTGCAGTGCCGACCGGCATGACTACTGCGAAGGGAATACATGAAGATGATATTGCGCAAATGGAAGTTGCGATGAGCGGGATGGGGAACCTCAAGGGGGAAGTACTTAAGGCGGAGGGCATTGCGCGGGCTGCGCTCTTCCTGGCTAGCGACGAAGCCAATTTTGTGAGTGGGCTCAACCTTGTGGTCGACGGTGGATTCAGTATCGTCAATCCTACCATGTTGATGGCAATAATGCCTCATCAAATTACTCCATAA
- the LOC133852127 gene encoding tropinone reductase-like 2 — MSSTSSMASYKRLEGKVAIITGGASGIGASAVRIFHDQGAKVVIADIQDDLGEAIAKNLGDDVCYIHCDVSKEDDVSDLVDATIAKHGKLDIMYNNAGVLDRPFGSILDTTKADLDKCIGVNLVGAFLGAKHAARVMVPQRKGVILFTASACTAIGGLSTHSYAASKYAIWGLARNLASELGQYGIRVNCVSPFAVPTGMTTAKGIHEDDIAQMEVAMSGMGNLKGEVLKAEGIARAALFLASDEANFVSGLNLVVDG; from the exons ATGAGTTCTACTTCTTCAATGGCATCTTACAAAAG GCTAGAGGGGAAGGTGGCAATTATCACTGGGGGTGCAAGCGGGATAGGAGCAAGCGCCGTGCGCATATTCCACGACCAAGGCGCCAAAGTTGTCATAGCCGACATCCAAGACGACCTCGGCGAAGCCATTGCCAAGAACCTAGGCGACGATGTCTGCTACATCCACTGCGACGTATCAAAGGAAGACGACGTCAGCGATCTCGTGGACGCAACCATTGCCAAACACGGAAAGCTCGACATCATGTACAACAACGCCGGCGTCCTAGACCGCCCATTTGGGAGCATTCTGGACACCACAAAGGCAGACCTGGACAAATGCATTGGCGTTAACTTGGTCGGAGCTTTCTTAGGAGCCAAGCACGCTGCTAGAGTCATGGTGCCCCAACGCAAGGGTGTCATACTGTTCACTGCCAGCGCTTGTACAGCAATAGGAGGGCTTTCAACTCACTCTTATGCCGCGTCCAAATACGCTATATGGGGCCTGGCCCGGAACCTGGCGTCGGAGCTTGGGCAGTACGGCATAAGAGTGAACTGTGTTTCGCCTTTTGCAGTGCCGACCGGCATGACTACTGCGAAGGGAATACATGAAGATGATATTGCGCAAATGGAAGTTGCGATGAGCGGGATGGGGAACCTCAAGGGGGAAGTACTTAAGGCGGAGGGCATTGCGCGGGCTGCGCTCTTCCTGGCTAGCGACGAAGCCAATTTTGTGAGTGGGCTCAACCTTGTGGTCGACGGTTGA